In the genome of Dermacentor silvarum isolate Dsil-2018 chromosome 1, BIME_Dsil_1.4, whole genome shotgun sequence, one region contains:
- the LOC119454863 gene encoding uncharacterized protein LOC119454863: protein MPSHYAGIQWKNDLCYLGVPLSQYRNSNSHWSGEVGKIQSKVNSWRGRNLSMFSRAEVCNVFLVSRLMYVLQVLHCSRLRIQALHRVFATFIWSSSCKSMRRDNLFIPLERGGLGLVHLFVRQIVSRLFFFRDSDHPFLREMLQLRLAHYLPDIVVSSDAKDVTQAPWGFLKEVVDSFLFLKVRFSLEYIFTASRKEISAALVYSIFPDPLYRAPYLNQPYQDVLRRVRKMCIPPGAKTFFFKLHTETLPVKTWLKARGCFVPWSTNCRLCPRAETIDHCFIDCTDAIFFWDILQRTLKKDIDITPYAIRFLPFKISGGPPYDMFVVLGLYSLWRARMCDRHAERPRSTRSFFQESAAYIRSVYAVQEPPPDWMHLLDACVCLPEF from the coding sequence atgccatcacattACGCAGGCATTCAATGGAAAAATGATCTGTGCTATTTAGGTGTACCTCTCTCACAGTATAGAAATAGCAACAGTCATTGGTCGGGGGAAGTAGGGAAAATACAAAGTAAAGTGAATTCATGGCGAGGGcggaatttgtcaatgttcagtcgtgctgaagtgtgcaacgtgtttttagtttcccgtctcatgtatgtgctgcaagtactgcactgctcaagacttcgtattcaggcactgcatcgcgtatttgcaacatttatttggagctcgagTTGCAAATCCATGCGGCGCGATAATCTGTTCATCCCTCTTGAACGAGGTGGTTTAGGATTAGTCCATCTCTTCgtcaggcaaattgtttctcgtctgtttttctttcgagacagtgaTCATCCCTTTTTGCGTGAAATGTTACAGCTCCGATTAGCTCATTATCTTCctgatatagtagtgtcatcagatgccaaagatgtcacacaggctccttggggctttctcaaggaggttgtggattcattccttttcttgaaagttagattcagcctggagtacattttcactgcgagtcgaaaagaaatttctgctgcactggtgtattcgattttcccagatcctttgtatcgtgcaccttatttaaatcagccttatcaggatgtacttaggcgggtccgtaaaatgtgtatacctcctggagctaaaacatttttctttaaactgcatacggaaacacttcctgttaaaacctggttgaaggcgaggggctgcttcgtgccatggtccacgaactgtcgactgtgtccacgtgctgaaactatagatcactgttttatagactgtacagatgctatatttttctgggacattctccaacggacgcttaaaaaggacattgacatcactccatacgcaattagattcctaccgtttaagattagtggcggtcctccctatgacatgttcgtagtactgggtttgtatagcctatggagagctagaatgtgtgatcgccatgccgaaaggccgcgatctacaagatcattctttcaagaaagtgcagcttatataagaagtgtgtacgccgtgcaggaacctccgcctgactggatgcacttgttggacgcatgtgtgtgtttgcccgagttttaa